CCACATTTTTGTAAGCCAAAAGAAACTCCCTCCAATCCTCAAGGCGATTTTGTATAACCTCAAGCAGATTTTCTTGCGTGCATTGCTCATTGTTCGCAGTTTCTACCAAATCATCGCAAAGCCTAGCAAATATACTCCACTCGTCATTATTTTTTAGAGCGATATACAAATCCGTGCCTAAGTGGCTATTTTGATTTTGGACTACCATACCTTTTAGTCGCAATGTCTTTGGATTTTTATACGCAAAATCTGTGTGGATATGAAAGGCATATTTTCCTTGCAAATCCACCATATAAAACATATCATACGCTACATTAGCCACTCTTCTATGCGTGTTGTTTTGCATTTTAGCCCAATGATTATTCATCAGCATCTCCAAAAGATTCATTATCCTCATCATAATGATTTTCTTCTAGTATTTCTTTTTGTTTTACCGAATTTACTACATAATTTATACTTTGGGTTTGATATGAATTGCTATATGGAAAGCACACACCAAACGCTACTATATTATCATAGCATCCCTCTATCTGCCCTCTTAACTCGATAATATGTAGCATTAGCACAGGTTTTGCAAGCTTTTGATGAATCAACCTTTTTTCACGCCCCTTTTGGTAGTCATCGTTTGCTTTTTCACGCCTAATGATTTCTTCCACTTCTTGTAATTCTTCCTCTTTTAGCGCACACCTCTCATCTTGTTCAAATGCTGTATTCCTTGCTTTGCTTATGATAAAATATTTGTCGCTCTCCCCTTGTATCGTCCTTACCGCTCTTTTTATGCTGATTCCACCTACATTGATTTGCGCTCCACCACCTTCAAACATTATGATGTCCCAAGCTGTGTCTTTTTGCTCTATATAGCTTTTTATCAACTCTATTGGCATCTTTGGTGTGTATTTATCTGCTATGTGAAAATCTTTTAAAAAATTTAATATTTCTTCTTTGTCAATATCTCTTGCTATATAGTTGGATTGTTCTTTGACAAATTTTGTAGATAAGCTCTTCACAAAATTATCTAGCAACTTAAAGTTATCTCCTAAAATATCTGTATCTTTATAAATTTTATATACGAATTTTACTAATCCACTGAAATTTATCATACATTGAAATTTTTGGGTATGTCGCATTTTATTTCTAGCAGTGATTTGCAAAAGACTATCTGGGCAATACTTCACTTCTAAGCCAAAATCTTTTGGCGTTTGTTTGATTCTAGCCATTTCTCTAAACTTATCCATAAGCTCATTTGTTGCCTCAATAATTTGTGTAAAATTATCACTCACTTCACTAGGCATATATATTTTGCATAAATCATCATAATTATCTCTATATCCAAACCACCGCCCCATTTGCATTAAAGTATCATAAAAAATCGTATTTCTTATAAAATAGCTCACACTTAGTCCCTCCAAAGTAAAGCCTCTAGATAATGCCATTCCACCCACAGCTATGACATTTGCAGCTATATCACTTCGATATTCCAAGCGATTTTTACTTGCGGAGTGCTCTTCCTTGACATTTATGGTGTCAATTATTTCAGTGATTTTGCAAATAATCTCTCGCACTGAAAAATCCTCTATAAATTTATTTTCAATTAAATGACAAAAATCTCTAATGATTTGACTTTGACTTGCCAAATCATCGAGCTTACCATAAGCCTTAAAATCATCTTTGATTTTTTGGAGATATTCATCGATTTTAAAATAAATCTTATGGTTAGTGGCTACAAAGCGACTTATATGCACAAGCATACTATTATGTCCCATCTGCCCTCTCAAATGCCTTATTGCACAATTTATGCAAAATACATTTATTGCTTCACAGAGGCTTTTTGGTAATTTATCTATGATGAGATATTGTGTATGTTTTAGGGGGATTTTATCTGCATAGTCATCAATTTCTACAATGTATTTTTCTTTATTGTCTATAAAAATCTTTTCCGCACCAAAATAATTGCTTGGAGCATCAAGCGCGTAAATAAAATCGCTTGGGAATAAATCCTTTGATAGTTCATCGTGCCCCAAATACTCATCGTTTATAAATATATTGGCAAACGGTGTAGCTGTATAAGCTACATAAGAGCTTTTTTCAAAGAGATTTAGAAGTGTTCTTATAAGTTTGTTGATTTTAGTTGGGTCGTTTTCATCTTTGGTGTTGATAGAAGCATAGTCTGCCTCATCATCAATGACAAGCATAGGGTTGGCTATTGAATTATTATATTGATTTTTGAGCCACTCAATGACATTTTCCAAAGTCCTGTAATTCTTTTTGATGACTAAAATTATTGGAGTTACAACATTGTCAAAATTGATACCTTGTGAATTTTTCTCTGCATCTTTTTTGTTAAAATCGCTATTTTCAGTTGTGAGAGATATAGGCATTTTGGCTCTATCATTTTTATCACTAATGCCTACTCCTACTACACTATTTCCAACTGCATCTTTGCCAATAAAGTATTCATTGATTCTCTTTTGTGTTTGGTTTCTTAGGTTGTTTTTATCGCCAGCTATCACAACGATAAATTTATATCCTGCATCAGCTGCTTTGCAAATCAGAGAGGAATAATTCATTGTTTTGCCTGATTGCACATGCCCAACTACCATACCAAAAATCTCGAATCTATTATCGTTTGGATTGCCTATATTATTCATTACAGAATCTGTATCATCATCTAGTGTTTTTATAACTTCTGGCGGTAATTTTCTACTGATAAATTCTCTAAATCTTGTCGCATAGTAATTCTTATCCTCTTGTTGTAGTTTTATTTTGATTTTATCCCTCCACCAAGTTGTGTCTCTAGCTTGTTGCTCATCGCCTTGTATGATTACACCTTTATCCATTTTGACATTAAACATAGTCTCAAATTCACTAACCATACGACTATAATCATTATCTGTGAGATTTCCTCTCAATCCATATATTTTGGTAAATGCTTCATTATTAGAAATTAAATTCTGCGTTTCAGAGACTTTTTCGACAATATCTCCTTTTTCTAGGACATTGCCGTTGTTTTTATATTGATTTTCCAAAACACCTCTAATAAAATCCTTAACAATCCCATAATCACTCATCTATCAACCCCTTTCTGTTTTTAAATATTTCAGTTTTAAGCAATCTCTCTATTTCCTCTTGTGGCAATCCTAGTTGTTTAAGTTTGTAGGCTAG
This genomic stretch from Helicobacter macacae MIT 99-5501 harbors:
- a CDS encoding Z1 domain-containing protein, with amino-acid sequence MSDYGIVKDFIRGVLENQYKNNGNVLEKGDIVEKVSETQNLISNNEAFTKIYGLRGNLTDNDYSRMVSEFETMFNVKMDKGVIIQGDEQQARDTTWWRDKIKIKLQQEDKNYYATRFREFISRKLPPEVIKTLDDDTDSVMNNIGNPNDNRFEIFGMVVGHVQSGKTMNYSSLICKAADAGYKFIVVIAGDKNNLRNQTQKRINEYFIGKDAVGNSVVGVGISDKNDRAKMPISLTTENSDFNKKDAEKNSQGINFDNVVTPIILVIKKNYRTLENVIEWLKNQYNNSIANPMLVIDDEADYASINTKDENDPTKINKLIRTLLNLFEKSSYVAYTATPFANIFINDEYLGHDELSKDLFPSDFIYALDAPSNYFGAEKIFIDNKEKYIVEIDDYADKIPLKHTQYLIIDKLPKSLCEAINVFCINCAIRHLRGQMGHNSMLVHISRFVATNHKIYFKIDEYLQKIKDDFKAYGKLDDLASQSQIIRDFCHLIENKFIEDFSVREIICKITEIIDTINVKEEHSASKNRLEYRSDIAANVIAVGGMALSRGFTLEGLSVSYFIRNTIFYDTLMQMGRWFGYRDNYDDLCKIYMPSEVSDNFTQIIEATNELMDKFREMARIKQTPKDFGLEVKYCPDSLLQITARNKMRHTQKFQCMINFSGLVKFVYKIYKDTDILGDNFKLLDNFVKSLSTKFVKEQSNYIARDIDKEEILNFLKDFHIADKYTPKMPIELIKSYIEQKDTAWDIIMFEGGGAQINVGGISIKRAVRTIQGESDKYFIISKARNTAFEQDERCALKEEELQEVEEIIRREKANDDYQKGREKRLIHQKLAKPVLMLHIIELRGQIEGCYDNIVAFGVCFPYSNSYQTQSINYVVNSVKQKEILEENHYDEDNESFGDADE